The genomic DNA CTCACACTCCAGGTGCTTGGGTCTTGCTCATTTTCACGCAGAAGCGAGAGTGAAACCACAAAGGAAAGTCTCCTGCATCACAGCCTGAGGATGgatttctctctgccttcctccctctgtctcttgctgtttttctccctctgtccgccccttcctccctccctcgctgccaccctttcttcctctctccccgttttcttctttccattgtccctctgtccttttctctctccatccctgcctttctctgtctctgttacTCTATCTCTATTTTTTCAACATTATATGATCCAATCGTGTGTGTCaacttttttttagcaataaagtttattttcattaatgtatGTACATTGTTATTTAAACACcttatttatgtgtgtgcatttgtttaTTAGATGTAAATCTATTTCAGATTTATTCTACAGCATAGTGTAAGCATAACTTTCACAAGCAGTGTCAACCCCAAAATTGCGTGACTCACATTACTGTGATTCTTTTCTATTGCAGTGGTGAAGAACAAAAGCTCTATATCTCCAATTGATATCTGTGTATTATCACTGAATTGGCCCCATTTACTGGAGGGATAGAACACTATTCCCTGAGAGCTGTGGGCTGTGGGGAGGTCAGGGTTAGGATGATGCAAAAGTGAAGATAAGACAGTCTCATTTTCACATCTATGGTAAATACAAATTCCATATGGAAGAGagacaaattatctttaaatttaaaattccaaacaacattaatgtttatttcattattacaGTAAATGAAAGTTATAAAGCAACCAAACAAATAATACACTTACACAGTGAAAGATTGTATGTCAGTGTAAAATACAAGTACAATATATgtcaaatataacaaaatatgctGTATTGAAGTATATTATGAAGTCTTCATACTCTGTAACACAGTATGATCAATTGAAATgtgtaaaatacaatttaatttaaatttaggatgtttaaaataaaaatacatgaggcAGGTGAAAAAATAAGTACAACCATTTACCGTTTAATATATCTTGACTTAAATTGTacgtaaaatattaaaagtaaaccaATTACATAGTAATTTTACTacaattatatcaaactaaaaatgtataaacattttcCCACAGGTAATGCTAGTCTTGGTTTGTGGATATTAGGACTCCTTGGGTTCAGGCTGGAGGAGTAAGAACCTACAACCATTTCTGAATTAAAAGAGGAGCAATTTCTTGGTAAGGCagttcgtgcctgtagtcccagcactttgggaggccaaggctggcagatcacttgtgttgaagaccaacctggcccacatgACAAAAATCTGTCTCTGCTAacaatataaggaaaaaaattagccaaaattctgtctttactagcaatacaagaaaaaatatatatatatatatatatgtacatgcctTTAGttctagcaacttgggaggctgaggcatgagaattgtttgaacctaggaaacgaaggttgcagtgagctaagattgtgccactgcacttcagcctgagtaacatagcaagacactgtctcaaaaaagaaggcatataattttatatttactttcctaaaatctaaaatatgcaaataatatgATTACATTATCATATTTTCCTGATTACATATAAATGCATGACTGTCATCAGATATCCAAAAGGCACCAAATGTCTAACATGAAGTATAAAATCAGCCTGTAGCCTTAGCCCTCTGCAAAATGCAGGGCTTACCATTCTGAGTATATTGTTCAAGTTTCTTTTCTGTGACTGCTTCAGGTTCTGTCATGTATTAACACCGTGCATCTAAAATCGTCACTGCTGGTCATCTGGAAGAGTCAGAAGTAGCAGGTCCGTGTTCTCATTCCCAGAGCTGCATCCTCTGCTGAACAGGGTCAGGGTGCTTGCAGCTCAAGCCTCATCTGATCCACTGACAGGCTCAGTTATCTCCTGGCCAGGGACAGGGTGGACTTCTCTATCTAGGGATGAATCCCCAGGATCAGGCAGTGTGTCTGGGACAAGCCAGTCCTCAGCGGGGAAGGCATAAGCTGCCTGCATGGCCATGGCATAGAAGGTCTGCACATGAGCACACAGAGCCCCCCGGAGCTGAGTGAGCCATGTGAACTGCTCCCAGGTCAGTGGAGAATGGATGAGCTGTGCCCACACCTGGGCTAGGTCTTGATAAATAGCCTCCGATATAGCTCGCACGGAGGTCACCAAGCTTTTTTGAAGTGACGGTGGTTGAACTCCTAGTGCCTGAGACCTGTGCTGCTTGCTGTGTCCAGTGTGAGCCCTCAAATGTCTCCTATGGTGGGTATGACAGGTCTCCTGGATTTCACTGTTGTGCACAGCAGTGGAGAACTTCgacttttttttcattgttgagcTGCGCTCCTCTTCTGGACAGTTCCCTACAGAGAAAGCATGTGAGAGACTCGCCAGAACAGTTCCCACAGACCCTCATTTCTGGAAACTCCTGTGTGCTCAGGTAAACCCCACTTGTCTCTCCCCCTGGAATAAAGTGAGGCTGAACCCCTTCTGAGTCCCCAAATATATTCTGGATGCTAAGATCTCAAAAATTTTCTTGTCACTAAATAATTCTCTTCTTGCTCAAGCCTCGTATAaaagttttctaattatttgccCATTggggcaaaataaaacaaaacaaacaccaccaccaacaaaaaacacCAGGATCCTACCTGCTCTGTCTTGGCAGCTCTCCTTGGAACTGATTGTTCTTTTCCTGCAATTTCCCTGACATGAGCTGGACTCTGGTTCTGTGGATACAATGAGAGTTTGAGAAAGTGCCTCCAACTGAACACCCTGAAATTCAAAGTCCATCCTGGACACTCAGGAGCTCAGGTTACCACCAAACCCCACTGTTCTTCAGTGTCCAAAATCTGTCCGGCTCTGGCTGCCAAGGAGCTACCCGTTTCCTTGCTAGGGAAGCCTGTGGTGCTGCCCTGTCCCTTCCCACCTTGAAAGAGTCAGATCTTACCTGATCCAGCAGTGTTGTTTCCGGCGTTCAGTGTGGTTTCCTCAGAATTCTCCTCATTTGGATTGGGCTCCGATTCTACTGCAAAAGAAAGTTTAAGTAACTCACCTCTCCCTAGACAGAGTCCCATAGTCTATCTCTGATGCATGTGTGCGGACAGTCTTCCAAGTGAAACTCTTCTGCCAATGTCATGAATGAACACATTTCTCAAAGCCCTCTGAGGATACTAAACCATTTCCCATCcccaatctcaaaataaaaccctAACAAAGACACACAGCTCAGTATCTCTGATTCCAGCCCTCCTTCCAGCCTCCATAGAAACAGCCCAAGGGCTTACCTTGCGTTTGTATGTGCTTCTCATTGGATTGAGAGGAGGTGgtgttgtcttttcttttgaatggtttcttctcatctgagCCCTTTTCTGTAAAGGAGATCTGCTGGAAATGGGGCTGGACTGTGGAGCTTTGGATAGAGGAGCAGTGGAGATCAGAGTCTTCATTTCCCCTTCCCATGTTGAAGCTCAAGTGAAAGGTGCTCTCTCTTACACGTCCAAATGAGGAGTGTGGGTTAGCTGACTGAACTTGCCTTTTATACCTCCCTCGGCTGGGCGTGGCTTACTCTTATTGGCTGAAcagttttttcctttctattgctTATTAGAGCCTCAATAAGAAGTTTCTTACTGTAGTTCTGCGGGGGACCTAGACACAGTTAAAAGGAGACATTTTCAGAATCCTGTCATAGtgtcaagaaaacaaagaaccagGAGCACATGGATCACAAGATCGGGGAATGATTCCTTCTGATTTCTGTCTCAGTTCCTATGCAAGTATTTATGACCCTGTTCATCGTTCAAAATGCAGAATTAGACATACTTATATTGACACATGTTATATATTTTGCACAGAAAGAGAATTTATTATACATAGTGTTAAAATTATATACTTGGATGTTGTCATTTCTTTAATGCTTGGAAACAACAAATGTCAAATTTTGGTTGATTGTATTAGATTCACACAAACGTGATAAAGTGCAAATGCAGAGAAAAACtaaataccaaataaaatgaCCCTACCTAccttaaaaatgaggaagataatTAGATTACATGCGAGAAAATTGAATAATTAGGTTAGAGCCAAAGCTAACCTAATCAGCCCCTGATTTCTGAGGTAGCAAAAAGTCTAGGTGGAAAATCTTGCCCCCTTTCTCACCCTTCTTCGGTCCTCCCGGGAGCACCACTGTGTTCTATGGAATTTATTCAGCCTCCCTGGTATAAACGGGCTTGGTTCCTAATGGTAACTCAACTGATCACAAGAAAAACATTCAGCTCTTGTTTTCACACAGCAGACAACACCTGAATCCCATCAGAGCCCACATTGTTTCTTAACATCCACCTTCAATGTACACTCCAGAGCAGCCTCTCAAAACTGCCTCAGCGAGACAGGACAAGGTGTGGTGGAGCTCCAGGTTCAGAACAGCTGCCGCATCACTTCCTACTGCAGAGTCTGCCTCTGCTGGTCAGAGCCCTCGAACTATAGAAGGCTTAGTCTATGTCCCAGCAAGTGTTCCCTAAAAGGACCTTCTTGTCTCCCCCTCTCTGAGACATTCTATGTTAGGGAGTACTCAGCCTCCAGTCCCAAATGACTCGATTGACTGAGGAACTGATTCTCTGGGGAGGAGAAAGACAGGGGAAGAGACTGTGTTGGGCGAGTCTCTGTTTTCCCAGCTGTGCAAGTagtagaaccaaaaaaaaaataataataataataattagtggTGGACAGACACTACCTAATGAAACTGTCTGAATGTAAATGGAACGTATCATAGCAacattatgtattataatatgatatataaaatttatttgaccTATAAATGCCTTTTGAAAGATTacaatataacattatataaaatgttgtcaggtaattttatttaaaaattgagtcaaATTTTGTAGCAACATTAATGTATAAACTTGATAGAAAGCTAGGGAAATTATCTGCTCTTGTGTAAATGACTGCTTTTTAGCTAACTCTGTAAAAGGTGTGAAGAGAGGTCTGCTACTTACTTAATGAGACATCAACTTCCAAATCTTTGCTGTTTTTAATCAATGCCCTCTCAAGATATGAGAATATTTTACTGAAAGAAACCATTTTCATAGATAtcataagaattttattttagttaataaattattataacatttattgtttattaatagTTTATGTCATTGTTAAAATATACTTAGCTAAGtcaatttattcaatttttatttattaaattctatttattttagataaaagagACCCTGTAGCTGTCATATGCTGTACTGTGTTAGAAAGACAAATTATCAGGCAAAATTCAGGCCtgaccagtcatggtggctcacacctataatctcagcactttgcaagaGCAAgctgggtagatcacctgaagtcaggagtttgagaccagcctggccaacataaggaaaccaagtctgtactaaaaatacattaaaaaacctgggtgtggtggtgcatgtctgtaatcccagctactcagaaggttgaggcaggaggatcacttgaacctgggaagaggaggtttcagtgagccaaggtcacaccactgcactctagcctcggtgacagagcaaaactctgtcttgaaaagagaaaaaaaatcagacctgTTTTTATCAAAATCTAGATTTCAAATAATGTTTCTAGGTGTTCCCATTCAATAAAAAcctaaatcaaaacaaacaaaaaatttctagATAACTCTCATGCATATTAATAATTGTGAAATTGGGTACTTCCATTTTTTAGAGAGGGATTGTTTATATGGATGTGCTGATGTGTCAAACACATACAGTTAagattgtacctttttttttttttacagagtctcacactgtcactcaagtgacagctttgacctcccagactccagtgatcctcccatgtcaacctcccaaacagctgggactacaaatgtgcaccaccatgtccaactaatttttaaaaaatcgttgtagagatgaggtctaactatgttgccccagtgaggtcttgttatattgtccaggctggtctcaaactcctgagctctggctcccaaagtgatggggttaCGAATGTGAGCCCAGCCAAGATTAGACCTTTCAATGAGTGCatatcttatctcaaaaaaataaaaaacctaattAAAAGATAAAGTCTGAATTAGAAGTGGAttcacattaataatttttaatttttgtactacTTCTGTTAAAAGAGGGATTGTTTATATGGGTGTGTTTCTTTGTAAAAACCTAGTTAAGATTGAACACTTCTCCTTTTttagaaacagtctcactctgttaccaggctgatgtgctgtggcacaatcacaactcactgaagcctcaaactctaAGGATCAAGGGATCCTGCTAGGtcaacatcccaagtagctgaaaatataggcgtgtaccaccatgcctgattaatttttaaaaattttagtaaggccgggtgcggtggctcaagcctgtaatcccagcactttgggaggccgaggcgggtggatcacgaggtcgagagatcaagaccatcctggtcaacatggtgaaaccccgtctctactaaaaatacaaaaaactagctgggcgtggtggtgcgtgcctgtaatcccagctactcaggaggctgaggcaggataattgcctgaacccaggaggcggaggttgcggtgagccgagatggcaccattgcactccagcctgggtaacaagagcgaaactccgtctcaaaaaaaaaaaaaaaaaaaaaaaaaaatttagtaaagatgtgatctcactatgttgcccaggctgttctcaaactcctaacctcaaatgatcctcctgccttgtctttccaaagtgatggaattacacaGACTTAAGCCATTGTGCTCAGCCGAGATTTTACCTTCAATGAGCACGCAtcttatatcacacacacacacacacacacacacacacacacacacacacacaaaataaagaacaaagcaggaggcatcacactaccggatttcaaactatactacaaggctacagtaatcaaaacagcatggtactggtaccaaaacagagatatagaccaatggaacagaacagaggcctcagaggaaatacaacatatctacaaccatccagtcttcgacaagcctgacaaaacaagcaatgggaaaaggattccctgtttaataaatggtgttgggaaaactggctagccatgtgcagaaagcagaaacaggaccccttcctgacaccttacaccaaaattaactccagatggattaaagacttaaacatcagacctaacactataaaaaccctagaagaaaatctaggcaaaaccattcaggacatagacgtaggcaagggcttcatgaccaaaatgccaaaagtaatggcaacaaaagccaaaatagacaaatgggacctaatcaaactccaaagcttctgcaaggcaaaagaaacagtcagtagagtgaatcggcaaccaacagaatgggaaaaaatttttgcagtctacccatctgacaaggggctgatatccagaatttacaaagaactaaaacagatctacaagaaaaaaaaaacaaacaagcccattcaaaaatgggtgaaggatatgaacagacactttacaaaagaagacgtacaggaggccaacaaaaatatgaaaaaatgctcatcctcactggtcattagagaaatgcaaatcaaaaccacattgagatagcatctcacaccagttagaatggcgatcattaaaaaatctggagacaacagatgctggagaggatctggagaaataggaacacttttacattgttggtgggagtgtaaattaattcaaccattgtggaagacagtgtggcgattcctcaaggacctaaaaatagaaatcccatttgacccagcaatcccattactgggtatatatccaaaggattataaatcattctactacaaggacacatgcacacgaatgttcattgcagcactgtttacaatagccaagacctggaaccaacccaaatgcccaacgatgatagactggatagggaaaatgtggtacatatacaccatggaatattacacagccatcaaaaacgatgagtttgcgtcctttgtagggacatggatgaacctggaaaccatcattctcagcaaactgacacaagaccagaaaatcaaacaccacatgttcttactcataggcgggtgttgaacaatgagaacacatggacaaagggaagggagcactacacgctggggtccgttgcagggaaatgggggaaggacggggaggtggggaggtgggaagagatagcatggggagaaatgacagatagaggtgaggggacggaaggcagcaaaccacactgccatgtgtgtacctatccaacaatcttgcatgttcttcacatgtaccaccaaacctaaaatgcaattaaaaaaaagaaatagcctttTGAAGTACCACAGGACATTTGTctggttgtttttgtttaggTTAACATAccagcaattatttttttttgacttcctgacaaaaattatttggattaaAAAGTGGTTTTTATCCAAATAATTCAACTACTCTACTCCATCCCTAAGCTACTTGcatggaaggaaaaaggaggaaaaagccagTACTGTGACTGCCTATGCTTCCCCCAGCATGGCCCCCTGTGAGACGTGGGGCAGCGGAGACCAGGAACTGTTCAAGGGCGCCAGGTCCCGTCTGTCTGCGCTCACTTTCCTTCCTCAGGTACTCGCATAGCGGGGGATGGCACCGACTTTACCTGTTGCTGCAGCTCCTTGGTGAGCTGGCCCTGGTCATGGAACAGGAACTGTGGGGTCAGAACAATAGAGGGCTTCACCACCTGCAGAATGGGAACAGAAGCTCATGATGAGGGCCAACCTATTcgataattaaatgtttttaaaagtttcttgagTGGAAAAACAAGGGGATGCTTGAGTCTATAGTGGTCAAGAGCATGGGGGCCTCAGAAAAGGTCAGAACCAAATTCAAATTCCTGtactttgaatttctatttcatgCCATGGAAAATTAATTTACCCCTCTTCACCTGAGTTTCCTTTTGTGTGAAATGGAAACAATTTCATTCCTCATTCAGTTTCTGTCAAGGATTCTAAAACACCCAACTCATTTAAATGTATCGTCATTTCTGTCATAACTAGTGGGATCAATTTCACTATTATTGGATACACAGTTCTGTGCCTGAaacctacaaaaaagaaaatcttacgtCTAAAAAGTGTCAGTGATTTATCATCGTTATATTATTAATCATAACTGTGTTTAATCCACAAGGCCTTGTGCATGGCAGGTGCTCAACAAACACTTGTTCAATCAATGCATGTGGGCTCTGCAGCCACACTGTTTAGGTTCTACTCGGCCTCTACCACTCATTAGCTGAGTGATGTGAGCAAGATAATTCATGTCTTTATGTCTTCGTGTCCTTCTctataaaagatatataataaGAATCCCCAGCTCCTTAGGTTGTTGCCGGGGGTGAGTAATTTGGCAAATAGTAGGGGCTTGTTAAATATTAGCTGTGATGAACTCCTTCCAAATCGTCCTTTTCAGAGCCACAGACGAGGTCATAGTGCCCCCTGGTGACCCTAAAGTGTAAATACACATGATCACCAATACGCTCTCCTTTCACCACAGGTCCAAGACTGAGTAGTTACCTCCTGGAGGTTTCTGCTGCATCTGCCTTCTCAGTGCTCACATaaagacttttgtatttttctcctcaCATTACCGCAgatggggttcagggtgcccaaCACAGAGGGTGATCCACACAGGGCAATGACCACCTGTGCCAGCCCTGTGACATCGCTGGAGGACCActgttccttccttctcatgttcTGGGTAGATGCCAGGGGTAGGGTGACCCATACCCTCGTTTCTTGCTTTGgagaatcacattttcttttggcAAGGAAGGCAAAAGTCACAGGAAGCCAGAGACCCGTGATCTCTCTGTGTCACAGGTTCAAACTACAAAGACCTGAACACTATGCTAAAAGCCCAAAGCTTGGGTGCTCCCCAGGGCTTCTCACCTCACGGCCTCTGCTGAGGGAGGATGAATACTATgtcctcctcccagagctttgggagcttGTAGCAA from Saimiri boliviensis isolate mSaiBol1 chromosome 19 unlocalized genomic scaffold, mSaiBol1.pri SUPER_19_unloc_2, whole genome shotgun sequence includes the following:
- the LOC120360538 gene encoding protein FRG2-like isoform X1, whose amino-acid sequence is MGRGNEDSDLHCSSIQSSTVQPHFQQISFTEKGSDEKKPFKRKDNTTSSQSNEKHIQTQVESEPNPNEENSEETTLNAGNNTAGSEPESSSCQGNCRKRTISSKESCQDRAGNCPEEERSSTMKKKSKFSTAVHNSEIQETCHTHHRRHLRAHTGHSKQHRSQALGVQPPSLQKSLVTSVRAISEAIYQDLAQVWAQLIHSPLTWEQFTWLTQLRGALCAHVQTFYAMAMQAAYAFPAEDWLVPDTLPDPGDSSLDREVHPVPGQEITEPVSGSDEA
- the LOC120360538 gene encoding protein FRG2-like isoform X2, whose product is MGRGNEDSDLHCSSIQSSTVQPHFQQISFTEKGSDEKKPFKRKDNTTSSQSNEKHIQTQESEPNPNEENSEETTLNAGNNTAGSEPESSSCQGNCRKRTISSKESCQDRAGNCPEEERSSTMKKKSKFSTAVHNSEIQETCHTHHRRHLRAHTGHSKQHRSQALGVQPPSLQKSLVTSVRAISEAIYQDLAQVWAQLIHSPLTWEQFTWLTQLRGALCAHVQTFYAMAMQAAYAFPAEDWLVPDTLPDPGDSSLDREVHPVPGQEITEPVSGSDEA